A genomic region of Mesorhizobium sp. NZP2077 contains the following coding sequences:
- a CDS encoding amino acid ABC transporter permease codes for MASQEVLREAPSRASLINDPKVRSIFYQCLVVALLVSGVWWIVHNTIVNLTNLHIASGFAFLKGRAGFDISDSAIAYTSDSTYGQAIIVGLINTLIVAFVGIITATIIGFIVGIGRLSKNWLIQKICTVYVEVFRNIPPLLVIFFWYSGVLAVLPAPRDSYHLPFGSFLNQRGIYFPRAIWGEGSWLILVGLLVGIAMSWFVARKAKQRQMATGQQFPVFWTSLALIVGLPVLAYVLSGFPVTFDFPKQSTFNLSGGFVVKPEFLSLYLALSCYTASFIAEIVRAGIRGVAKGQSEASAALGLRAGQALRLVVVPQAMRIVIPPLASQYLNLTKNSSLAIAIGYPDLTATTGTVLNQTGQAVECVVIMMVIYLAISLLTSLLMNWFNAKMALVER; via the coding sequence ATGGCATCGCAGGAAGTTCTTCGCGAGGCGCCAAGTCGCGCTTCTCTTATAAACGATCCCAAAGTCCGCAGCATTTTCTATCAATGCCTGGTCGTTGCTTTGCTGGTGTCGGGTGTCTGGTGGATTGTCCACAATACCATTGTGAACCTCACGAACCTCCATATTGCCTCCGGCTTTGCTTTTTTGAAGGGGCGCGCAGGCTTCGACATTTCCGACTCGGCGATCGCCTATACGTCGGACTCCACTTATGGCCAGGCCATCATCGTCGGCTTGATCAACACGTTGATTGTCGCCTTTGTCGGCATCATCACCGCCACCATCATCGGCTTTATCGTCGGCATCGGCCGGCTGTCGAAGAACTGGCTGATCCAGAAGATCTGCACCGTCTATGTCGAGGTGTTCCGCAACATCCCGCCGCTGCTGGTCATCTTCTTCTGGTATTCCGGCGTGCTGGCCGTGCTGCCGGCGCCGCGCGACAGCTATCATCTGCCCTTCGGCTCGTTCCTCAACCAGCGGGGCATCTATTTTCCGCGCGCTATCTGGGGCGAGGGCTCCTGGCTGATCCTGGTGGGTCTGCTTGTCGGCATCGCCATGTCGTGGTTCGTCGCCCGCAAGGCCAAGCAGCGACAGATGGCGACCGGCCAGCAATTCCCGGTGTTCTGGACATCGCTGGCGCTGATTGTCGGGCTGCCGGTGCTCGCCTATGTGCTGAGCGGCTTTCCGGTAACCTTCGATTTTCCCAAACAGTCGACCTTCAACCTGAGCGGCGGTTTCGTGGTGAAGCCGGAATTTCTGTCGCTCTATCTGGCCCTGTCCTGCTACACGGCCTCCTTTATCGCCGAGATCGTGCGCGCCGGCATCCGCGGCGTCGCCAAGGGCCAAAGCGAGGCCTCGGCGGCCCTTGGCCTACGTGCCGGCCAGGCGCTGCGGCTGGTGGTCGTGCCGCAGGCCATGCGCATCGTCATTCCGCCGCTGGCCAGCCAGTATCTCAACCTTACCAAGAATTCATCGCTCGCCATCGCCATCGGCTATCCCGACCTGACGGCGACGACCGGAACGGTGCTCAACCAGACCGGCCAGGCGGTGGAATGCGTGGTCATCATGATGGTGATCTATCTGGCCATCAGCCTCCTGACCTCGCTGCTGATGAACTGGTTCAACGCCAAAATGGCGCTGGTGGAGAGGTAA